The following are encoded together in the Salvelinus fontinalis isolate EN_2023a chromosome 38, ASM2944872v1, whole genome shotgun sequence genome:
- the fam131bb gene encoding uncharacterized protein fam131bb isoform X4, translated as MHRLTETHGRWSASKGWGTGVNRSMKDKVTKPTSMAQGRMAHMIEWQNWDMSVVGPGGVSIPRKSTAEQEMERRLESDAYSDLSDGEKEARFTAGILQQFAISQATLMAWTSMDGESLRSGSNQGSVAHLSEVNQESITSRDQILHHSSADMWPNTYVAQGLYCLSSSDAWEPISNEPSGVASPAAGSYVMQQGGTSCDGYDGNALLQQQQQQQFNLQHQSQLQQLQQLQQIQHYQQQQLLYQQQQSLEQRLHSANHSLQATPNSTIHSLAPATHAPLVDLWGAGQTESYHADIGGYNIGVAAVVEAALNVPSGEEGVGTDHSPLLEQQEEEDELKDEEVTLCMEPESATLTQREEAITSGGSSPGQRSPGRSSPGKPPAQQITERKASDVSCGGIQMLEEKEEKQVSTVAAMATN; from the exons gtgTGAATCGCTCCATGAAGGACAAGGTGACCAAGCCTACATCCATGGCCCAAGGCCGGATGGCACACATGATCGAGTGGCAGAACTGGGATATGTCTGTGGTGGGCCCGGGGGGCGTCTCCATCCCACGCAAGTCCACGGCAGAGCAGGAGATGGAGAGACGGTTGGAGAGCGACGCCTACAGCGACCTCAGCGACGGGGAGAAGGAGGCTCGCTTCACCGCAG GTATCCTGCAGCAGTTTGCCATCTCCCAGGCAACGCTCATGGCCTGGACCTCCATGGATGGAGAGAGTCTGAGGTCAGGGTCCAACCAGGGCAGTGTGGCCCACCTCAGCGAGGTTAACCAGGAGAGCATCACCAGCCGAG ACCAGATATTGCACCACTCTTCTGCGGACATGTGGCCCAACACCTATGTCGCCCAGGGCCTctactgcctctcctcctctgacGCCTGGGAGCCAATCAGCAATGAGCCCTCCGGAGTGGCCTCTCCCGCTGCTGGCTCCTACGTGATGCAGCAGGGCGGGACTTCCTGTGATGGGTATGATGGGAACGCGttgctgcagcagcagcagcagcagcagttcaaCCTACAGCATCAGAGTCAGCTCCAGCAGCTGCAGCAGCTACAACAGATACAGCACTACCAGCAACAGCAGCTCCTGTATCAGCAACAACAG TCTCTGGAGCAAAGGCTGCACAGCGCCAACCACTCTTTGCAAGCCACGCCCAACAGCACCATCCACAGCCTGGCCCCTGCCACCCACGCCCCATTGGTGGACCTGTGGGGGGCGGGTCAGACAGAGTCCTATCACGCGGATATTGGAGGGTACAACATAGGCGTGGCAGCGGTGGTGGAGGCGGCTTTGAATGTTCCGTCTGGGGAAGAGGGGGTGGGGACAGACCATTCCCCTCTGCTGGAGcagcaggaggaagaggatgaactGAAG GACGAGGAGGTGACACTCTGCATGGAGCCGGAGTCTGCCActctaacacagagagaggaagccATCACCTCCGGGGGCAGTAGTCCTGGGCAACGTAGTCCGGGGCGCAGTAGTCCGGGGAAACCACCAGCACAGCAAATCACAGAGCGGAAGGCCTCTGATGTCAGCTGTGGAGGCATCCAGATgctggaggagaaggaagagaagcagGTGTCCACTGTTGCTGCCATGGCAACCAACTGA